Proteins from a single region of Myxococcales bacterium:
- a CDS encoding CoA transferase: protein MRKASQDLAAGPLSGIRVLDIASMLAGPYAATLLGDMGADVIKVESTFGDDSRHLGPRRGDQRTAFMSLNRNKRDIVIDMDRGEKAQQVLGKLVATADILITNMRGAALEKLGLGYDEMRKHRKDLIWISVTAFGYDGPYAGRPGIDFLAQGYAGLLAQNGEPDGAPVRLTVPLIDVMTSELVCSAALAAIIARGKTGEGQRIEVSLLDALTHAMSNPIGAYQNANFDTPRTGNRSLYFAPSGIYKCKDGKLVITCFSQKFFVKLCETLDRDWVSDPRFATIDARRENEDELDRELEARCMDFARDELVEILVAGDLLTAPINEMPDVVNDPQIRHNEMIVSIEHATQGTIDVTNIPIKFFGTPGGVRLPPPTLGQHTDEILLELGYGADEIESLAESEIVWSQQKLAAR from the coding sequence ATGAGAAAAGCCTCGCAAGACCTTGCCGCTGGGCCACTTTCGGGGATCCGTGTCCTCGATATCGCGAGCATGCTCGCCGGCCCCTACGCCGCGACCCTGCTCGGGGACATGGGCGCCGATGTAATCAAGGTGGAGTCCACGTTTGGCGACGACAGCCGTCATCTCGGCCCGCGCCGGGGCGATCAACGCACAGCGTTCATGAGCCTCAACCGGAACAAGCGCGACATCGTGATCGACATGGATCGGGGCGAGAAGGCCCAGCAGGTGCTGGGCAAACTTGTCGCGACTGCAGACATTCTGATCACGAACATGCGAGGCGCCGCGCTCGAGAAACTCGGACTCGGCTATGACGAAATGCGCAAGCACCGCAAAGATCTCATCTGGATCAGTGTCACGGCCTTTGGTTACGACGGCCCCTACGCGGGACGACCTGGAATCGATTTTCTCGCCCAGGGCTACGCGGGACTGCTCGCCCAGAATGGAGAGCCCGATGGCGCGCCGGTGCGACTCACGGTGCCCTTGATCGACGTGATGACCTCCGAACTCGTCTGCAGTGCGGCACTCGCTGCAATCATCGCCCGGGGCAAGACCGGCGAAGGTCAGCGCATCGAAGTCTCTCTCCTCGACGCCTTGACCCACGCCATGTCGAATCCGATTGGCGCCTACCAGAACGCGAACTTCGATACGCCGCGCACTGGAAATCGCAGTCTCTACTTTGCACCGTCGGGTATCTACAAGTGCAAGGACGGCAAGCTGGTGATCACCTGCTTCTCGCAAAAATTCTTCGTCAAGCTTTGCGAGACTCTCGATCGCGACTGGGTGTCGGACCCGCGCTTCGCGACGATTGACGCTCGCAGGGAAAACGAAGATGAACTCGATCGCGAACTCGAAGCGCGCTGCATGGATTTTGCTCGCGACGAGCTGGTCGAGATCCTGGTGGCCGGTGATCTGCTGACCGCGCCGATCAACGAGATGCCCGACGTCGTCAACGATCCCCAGATCCGCCACAACGAGATGATCGTATCCATCGAACACGCGACCCAGGGTACGATTGATGTCACCAATATTCCGATCAAATTCTTCGGGACTCCCGGCGGCGTCCGCCTGCCGCCCCCAACCCTGGGACAGCACACAGACGAGATTCTTTTGGAGTTGGGCTACGGTGCGGACGAAATCGAATCTCTCGCCGAAAGCGAAATCGTCTGGAGCCAGCAAAAACTCGCAGCCCGCTGA
- a CDS encoding TlyA family RNA methyltransferase: MKGKRLDELLVAEGLAETRSRAKALIMAGKVLVDDLPVDKAGTQIKAEAKIRIKGEARTYVSRGGDKLAGALDDLGIDPTGLYCLDIGASTGGFTDCLLQRGARGVVALDVGHSQLHDTIRRDARVHVLEKVNAREIAPEHLPEPVDLVVADVSFISLELLLKPIQAVAPRAELLLMVKPQFEVGRGQVSKGGVVTDDALRAGAVEKISTCARELGYEELGRVDSRVSGPKGNREIFLWLRS, encoded by the coding sequence ATGAAGGGCAAACGCCTTGACGAACTCTTGGTAGCAGAGGGACTGGCCGAGACGCGCTCTCGCGCCAAGGCGCTGATCATGGCAGGGAAGGTTCTCGTCGACGACCTTCCGGTGGACAAAGCCGGGACACAGATCAAGGCTGAAGCAAAAATCCGGATCAAGGGTGAAGCGAGAACCTATGTTTCGCGGGGCGGGGACAAGCTTGCCGGCGCCCTCGATGATCTGGGGATCGATCCGACGGGATTGTATTGCCTGGATATCGGCGCGAGCACCGGGGGATTTACCGATTGCCTGTTGCAGCGCGGGGCGCGAGGGGTGGTCGCGCTGGATGTCGGGCATTCGCAGTTGCACGACACGATCCGGCGGGATGCGCGGGTGCACGTTCTCGAGAAGGTCAACGCGCGGGAGATTGCGCCAGAGCATTTGCCCGAGCCGGTGGATCTGGTGGTGGCCGACGTTTCGTTCATTTCGCTCGAGTTGTTGCTGAAGCCGATACAGGCTGTGGCGCCCCGGGCAGAATTGCTCTTGATGGTGAAGCCGCAATTCGAAGTCGGCAGGGGTCAGGTGAGCAAGGGTGGGGTCGTGACCGATGATGCGTTGCGGGCGGGGGCGGTGGAGAAGATTTCCACCTGTGCTCGGGAGTTGGGTTACGAGGAGTTGGGGCGGGTGGATAGTCGGGTGAGTGGGCCCAAGGGAAACCGAGAGATTTTTCTTTGGCTGAGGAGTTAG
- a CDS encoding MFS transporter, which translates to MPPEPSTQQIESDGEISPSYANYVVGVLFIVYVFNFMDRQILSIVLEEVKADIQLSDTYMGFLGGFAFSLMYTFAGIPIARYADRGSRRNVVTLGLLVWTGFTTLTSFVTSFGQLFVARIGVGIGEAAGSPPSHSIISDYFPAHKRATALSFYGMGIFVGIACAMIFGGYIADNFGWRSVYLTVGLAGIPLAVLVRFTVRELPRGYSDRSEGIAVPVAEQPPLMDAIKGILGVSAMRYIIAGTAVQSLAGYGLMLWGATFLRRVHHMSQTDAGLALGLIFGIAGCGGVYCGGLLADRLGRHDERWYMRLPALQTVASLPLLVGFLLIEDTTLALCCFALFYFIANMYIGPMFAMTQGLVPPSMRATASAINLFIVNLVGLGLGPFLMGFLNDALAAQYGDMSIRYSLLSVGSVGGTALYFFWQASRTLPRDLAAARQAAKAV; encoded by the coding sequence ATGCCGCCGGAGCCGAGCACGCAGCAGATTGAATCTGACGGTGAAATATCGCCGAGCTACGCCAACTACGTAGTCGGCGTGCTGTTCATCGTCTACGTCTTCAATTTCATGGATCGCCAGATCCTGTCGATCGTGCTCGAAGAAGTCAAAGCGGACATTCAGCTTTCCGACACCTACATGGGATTCCTGGGCGGCTTTGCATTCTCGTTGATGTACACCTTCGCCGGAATTCCGATCGCCCGCTACGCCGACCGCGGCTCCCGTCGCAATGTCGTGACCCTCGGCCTGCTGGTCTGGACCGGCTTCACCACACTGACCTCCTTCGTCACGAGTTTCGGACAGCTTTTTGTCGCGCGAATTGGGGTCGGGATTGGAGAGGCCGCGGGTTCGCCGCCCTCCCACTCGATCATCAGCGACTATTTTCCCGCGCACAAACGCGCCACCGCCCTTTCGTTCTACGGAATGGGGATCTTCGTCGGGATCGCTTGCGCGATGATCTTCGGCGGCTACATCGCCGACAACTTCGGCTGGCGCTCGGTCTATCTCACGGTTGGGCTCGCGGGCATCCCCCTCGCCGTGTTGGTTCGATTTACCGTGCGCGAATTGCCCCGGGGCTATTCCGATCGAAGCGAGGGCATTGCAGTGCCGGTCGCCGAACAACCTCCGCTCATGGACGCCATCAAGGGGATCCTGGGTGTATCAGCGATGAGATACATCATCGCTGGAACCGCGGTGCAATCCCTGGCGGGCTATGGCCTCATGCTCTGGGGCGCAACGTTTTTGCGCCGGGTACATCACATGAGCCAAACCGACGCTGGACTTGCCCTGGGGCTGATCTTTGGGATCGCGGGTTGTGGTGGTGTGTATTGCGGCGGATTGTTGGCCGATCGCCTCGGTCGACACGATGAACGTTGGTACATGCGCTTGCCCGCGCTCCAGACCGTCGCGAGTCTTCCCCTGCTCGTGGGCTTCTTGCTGATCGAAGACACCACTCTTGCGCTCTGCTGTTTTGCACTCTTCTACTTCATCGCAAACATGTACATCGGCCCGATGTTTGCCATGACCCAGGGCCTAGTGCCCCCGAGCATGCGCGCTACAGCTTCTGCGATCAACTTGTTCATCGTCAACCTGGTCGGCCTCGGACTCGGCCCGTTCTTGATGGGATTCTTGAATGACGCCCTCGCGGCGCAGTACGGTGACATGTCCATCCGCTACTCGCTGCTGAGCGTGGGTTCCGTTGGGGGCACCGCTCTATACTTCTTTTGGCAGGCCAGTCGAACCCTGCCGCGCGACCTGGCCGCCGCGCGACAAGCCGCAAAGGCCGTGTGA
- the lnt gene encoding apolipoprotein N-acyltransferase, with translation MAELPERDPIDDGFGGAVARRLEQLGLLPSLLIAASSGFVIALGAPPDGLRFANWVGFVPLILMATRDAVSTKEAAAMGLAGGLGIGLGGFPWIGEMLVKFAGVPVVVGCLGVLLFSAWMAIPYGIWAAGLRLGPRRGLPGWLWPAALFAAVQYSWPVLFPYSPILGFAETPPMMQLAEVLGVHGIEAVVVAASVFLARGIVARGWRSRIGNLVLWSIAPLLLYVGGDLRMQAIDREAENAPKLRVGIIQPNLGIHSVSRGQKMQRLTETSLRAEEQGAELIVWPEAGTYPYLISRPFTGDSNQARSRVLARHKTPTVFGARSRDPGARFNYNSAYFIDGAGRALGAYDKVNLVPLGESIPIIDPAWVTERIPEIGHRLAGDTPARFVLPRRARGPAGLANVDPKEISFAPLICYEDIIPGYVRLAAAQTGGVDLFVNLTIDSWYGDTAEPWEHLALAQFRAVEHRVPIVRSVSTGVSAVIDANGRVVSFVPLRPVTPENLEEFPPELLVETLSLARNTARNPTVYARFGWMFPHLCQLVAILGFVNWLWRSRLET, from the coding sequence ATGGCCGAGTTGCCCGAGAGGGACCCGATCGACGATGGTTTCGGCGGCGCAGTGGCCAGGCGTCTCGAGCAACTCGGACTTCTTCCCAGTCTATTGATCGCAGCATCCAGTGGTTTCGTGATCGCACTGGGGGCGCCTCCCGACGGCTTGCGATTTGCCAACTGGGTGGGCTTCGTTCCGCTGATCTTGATGGCAACCCGCGACGCCGTAAGTACAAAAGAAGCGGCAGCCATGGGTCTCGCGGGGGGACTCGGGATCGGGCTCGGCGGCTTTCCATGGATCGGCGAGATGCTCGTGAAGTTCGCCGGAGTGCCGGTCGTCGTAGGTTGCCTCGGGGTGTTGCTGTTCTCGGCCTGGATGGCAATCCCTTACGGAATCTGGGCGGCTGGACTCAGGCTGGGTCCGCGACGGGGCTTGCCGGGTTGGCTCTGGCCGGCGGCGCTGTTTGCAGCCGTGCAGTATTCGTGGCCGGTTCTCTTTCCATACTCTCCGATCCTCGGCTTTGCCGAGACGCCTCCGATGATGCAACTCGCCGAGGTGTTGGGGGTTCACGGAATCGAGGCCGTGGTCGTGGCCGCATCGGTGTTCCTCGCTCGCGGGATCGTGGCGCGGGGCTGGCGGTCTCGCATCGGCAACCTGGTGCTCTGGTCGATCGCGCCCCTGCTTCTGTACGTCGGCGGCGATTTGCGAATGCAGGCCATCGATCGCGAAGCCGAGAACGCGCCCAAGCTCCGGGTGGGAATCATCCAACCCAACCTCGGAATCCATTCGGTTTCGCGCGGACAGAAAATGCAGCGTCTGACGGAAACCTCGCTGCGCGCAGAAGAGCAGGGCGCGGAACTCATCGTGTGGCCGGAGGCCGGGACCTACCCGTATCTCATCAGTCGACCATTTACCGGGGACTCGAACCAGGCGCGTAGCCGGGTGCTTGCCCGGCACAAAACGCCCACGGTCTTTGGAGCGAGGTCTCGCGATCCGGGGGCTCGCTTCAACTACAACAGTGCGTATTTCATCGATGGCGCTGGCCGCGCGTTGGGTGCCTACGACAAGGTCAACCTCGTTCCCCTTGGCGAGTCGATCCCGATCATCGATCCCGCTTGGGTAACCGAGCGAATCCCCGAGATCGGACACCGCCTGGCCGGAGATACACCGGCGCGGTTCGTGCTCCCCAGACGAGCGCGCGGGCCCGCTGGTCTGGCAAACGTCGATCCGAAGGAGATCTCGTTTGCACCGCTGATTTGTTACGAAGACATCATCCCAGGTTATGTTCGCCTGGCCGCTGCTCAAACGGGCGGAGTCGACTTGTTCGTAAATCTGACGATCGATTCGTGGTATGGAGACACGGCTGAACCCTGGGAACACCTTGCACTGGCGCAGTTTCGCGCGGTGGAACATCGCGTCCCCATCGTGCGCAGCGTGAGCACTGGGGTGAGTGCGGTGATCGACGCCAATGGCCGGGTCGTCTCCTTTGTTCCACTGCGTCCGGTGACGCCCGAAAACCTCGAAGAATTCCCCCCCGAGTTGCTGGTCGAGACCCTGTCCCTGGCGCGCAATACCGCGCGGAATCCAACCGTGTATGCGCGCTTCGGATGGATGTTCCCGCATCTATGTCAGTTGGTGGCGATCCTGGGTTTCGTCAACTGGCTGTGGCGCTCGCGTCTGGAGACGTAG
- a CDS encoding exodeoxyribonuclease VII small subunit, translated as MAARKKAKASKAAKDGNGSEPAEALGFEAALERLEGLVDRLEDGDLELEESLGVFEQGVALSKQCAAKLESAERKVEQLVREGGEWLTRPFEDTGVDGVDDGDYEER; from the coding sequence ATGGCAGCCCGCAAAAAAGCCAAAGCCAGCAAAGCCGCAAAAGACGGCAACGGTAGTGAACCTGCCGAGGCCCTCGGCTTCGAAGCGGCGCTCGAACGACTGGAAGGTCTGGTAGACCGGCTGGAAGACGGCGATCTCGAACTCGAAGAGTCCCTCGGCGTGTTCGAACAAGGCGTCGCGCTCTCGAAGCAGTGTGCGGCCAAGCTCGAATCCGCGGAACGCAAGGTTGAGCAACTCGTACGAGAAGGTGGCGAGTGGCTAACCAGGCCCTTCGAGGATACAGGGGTCGACGGGGTTGATGACGGCGACTACGAGGAGCGTTGA
- a CDS encoding polyprenyl synthetase family protein, with translation MDLQEYMRDRVPLVDAALEKLLPGAEEPPIALHAAMRHLLFPSGKRFRPILAMAGAEAVGGSPQDALPIASAVELIHSYSLVHDDLPCMDDDALRRGRPTVHVLYGEAIAVLAGDALQSLAFEVLASAANPGNAEAVAQALRGLAATAGSRQLAGGQADDLAYDSGDVNPTRIESVHARKSAALIATSITGGALLAGGSAEQVSQLEEFGLEVGVAFQIADDLLDEDEEDQCSLAKALGHEGAAARATELLSSALGRIDDMGEPAAPLRELARFAVQRMV, from the coding sequence GTGGATCTTCAGGAATACATGCGAGATCGCGTCCCATTGGTTGACGCCGCACTGGAAAAGCTGCTGCCCGGCGCCGAAGAACCGCCGATCGCGCTTCACGCCGCGATGCGCCACTTGCTCTTTCCCAGTGGCAAACGCTTTCGCCCGATTCTGGCCATGGCGGGGGCCGAAGCTGTCGGTGGCTCGCCCCAAGACGCCTTGCCCATAGCCAGCGCCGTTGAACTCATTCACAGCTACAGCCTGGTGCACGACGATTTGCCCTGCATGGACGACGACGCCCTGCGCCGGGGCCGACCCACGGTTCATGTTCTCTACGGTGAAGCGATCGCCGTATTGGCGGGCGACGCGCTGCAGAGCCTCGCATTCGAGGTCCTCGCCAGTGCGGCAAATCCCGGCAATGCCGAAGCTGTGGCCCAGGCCTTGCGCGGCCTGGCCGCGACAGCGGGCTCCCGGCAATTGGCGGGGGGCCAGGCGGACGATCTGGCCTACGATTCAGGCGACGTGAACCCAACCCGGATCGAAAGCGTTCATGCCCGAAAGTCCGCGGCCCTGATCGCGACTTCGATCACGGGTGGCGCACTGTTGGCAGGGGGGAGCGCAGAACAGGTGTCCCAACTCGAGGAGTTTGGCCTGGAAGTCGGGGTGGCCTTTCAAATCGCAGACGACCTGCTGGACGAAGACGAAGAAGATCAGTGTTCACTCGCAAAAGCCTTGGGCCACGAAGGCGCTGCCGCGAGAGCCACCGAGTTGTTGTCAAGTGCTTTGGGACGAATTGATGACATGGGTGAGCCTGCGGCTCCCCTGCGTGAACTGGCCCGATTTGCAGTGCAGAGGATGGTATGA
- a CDS encoding 1-deoxy-D-xylulose-5-phosphate synthase — protein sequence MSDEILLYSIDCPADLRKLPRERVEQVADEIRSEILQRVSQTGGHLASSLGAVELITALHYVFDTPTDRVVFDVGHQGYPHKMLTGRRNDFDTIGQLNGISKFLSRSESPYDTFGAGHAGTSISAALGMARGMCHRGENALAIAFIGDGAMTAGMAFEALNHAGHIQAKNLIVILNDNEMSISPNVGALSSYLSRKFSAPLARRMKGWVRDLITSMPGDMLHWARKAEESIKVFFSPGLLFEALNFHYVGPIEGHRMDVVLETFENVKEMIAAGDGPILIHALTEKGHGYEPAERDPLKYHGVTKFDVESGQFAPKKSGPPSYTRVFSDTLIRLAREDERIIGITAAMAPGTGLDRFEKEFPDRFYDVGIAEQHAVTFAAGLAAEGMKPVAAIYSTFLQRAYDQVVHDVCVQNLDVTFVLDRGGLVGADGATHQGLYDYTYLRSLPNTVVMAPKDENELQHMLATAIDYPGPAAIRFPRGSGLGVPMDPDIKAISLGEAEVLRDGDDVLIAAVGSVVHPALEAANELSSRGVSAAVLNARFICPLDTDRLIALAERCKMVVTVEEHTGAGGFGSAVLEALSASGLHVQTLCLALPAGIIEHGHSLEDFGLDAAGIAKSVQEFLRSD from the coding sequence ATGAGCGACGAAATATTGTTGTATTCGATTGATTGCCCAGCGGATCTTCGCAAGCTCCCCAGGGAGCGAGTCGAGCAGGTCGCGGACGAGATCCGCAGTGAGATCTTGCAGCGGGTTTCGCAGACCGGCGGCCACCTGGCTTCGAGCCTTGGCGCGGTAGAACTCATTACTGCACTTCACTACGTCTTTGATACCCCCACCGACCGCGTCGTATTCGACGTGGGCCACCAGGGTTACCCCCACAAAATGCTCACGGGCCGGCGCAACGATTTTGATACCATCGGCCAGCTAAATGGCATCTCCAAGTTCTTGAGCCGGAGCGAATCTCCCTACGACACCTTTGGTGCGGGGCACGCCGGCACTTCCATTTCGGCGGCCCTCGGCATGGCGCGCGGCATGTGCCACCGGGGAGAAAACGCCCTCGCCATCGCGTTCATCGGCGATGGTGCCATGACCGCAGGGATGGCCTTCGAGGCGCTCAACCACGCTGGTCACATTCAGGCAAAGAACCTGATCGTGATCTTGAATGACAACGAGATGTCCATCAGCCCCAACGTGGGTGCCCTGTCTTCGTACTTGTCGCGCAAGTTCTCCGCCCCGCTGGCGCGTCGCATGAAGGGCTGGGTGCGAGATTTGATTACCAGCATGCCCGGCGACATGCTCCACTGGGCGCGCAAGGCTGAAGAATCCATCAAGGTATTCTTCTCACCGGGCTTGCTCTTTGAAGCGCTGAACTTCCACTACGTAGGCCCGATCGAAGGGCACCGCATGGATGTCGTGCTCGAGACTTTTGAAAACGTCAAAGAGATGATCGCCGCCGGAGACGGCCCCATCCTGATCCACGCGTTGACCGAAAAGGGTCACGGCTACGAGCCCGCCGAGCGCGACCCGCTGAAGTACCACGGAGTGACCAAGTTCGACGTCGAGTCCGGACAGTTCGCCCCCAAGAAGAGTGGCCCTCCGTCTTATACTCGCGTGTTTTCCGACACCTTGATCCGCCTGGCCCGAGAAGACGAGCGCATCATCGGGATCACCGCGGCCATGGCCCCGGGAACCGGGCTCGACCGCTTCGAAAAGGAATTCCCCGACCGCTTCTACGATGTGGGCATTGCCGAACAACACGCCGTGACCTTTGCCGCAGGCCTGGCCGCAGAAGGGATGAAGCCCGTCGCTGCCATCTACTCGACCTTCTTGCAGCGCGCTTACGACCAGGTCGTGCACGACGTCTGTGTGCAGAATCTCGACGTCACCTTTGTCCTGGACCGAGGCGGACTCGTGGGCGCCGATGGGGCCACCCACCAGGGTCTCTACGACTACACGTACCTCCGCTCGCTCCCCAACACGGTCGTGATGGCGCCCAAAGACGAAAACGAACTGCAACACATGCTCGCCACCGCGATTGATTATCCGGGACCCGCCGCCATTCGCTTTCCCCGCGGATCGGGCCTGGGCGTGCCGATGGATCCCGACATCAAGGCCATCTCCCTGGGCGAAGCCGAGGTCTTGCGCGATGGTGATGATGTATTGATCGCCGCGGTGGGCAGCGTGGTGCACCCCGCGCTCGAAGCTGCCAACGAACTCAGCAGTCGAGGCGTTTCCGCTGCGGTGCTCAACGCGCGCTTCATTTGCCCGTTGGATACCGACCGGCTGATCGCGCTGGCGGAACGCTGCAAGATGGTCGTGACCGTAGAAGAGCACACCGGTGCCGGTGGTTTTGGCAGTGCGGTGCTCGAAGCGCTCTCGGCATCGGGTTTGCACGTTCAGACGCTTTGCCTCGCGCTCCCAGCCGGGATCATCGAGCACGGTCACTCGCTCGAGGACTTCGGTCTCGACGCTGCTGGCATTGCAAAGAGCGTGCAAGAATTTCTTCGCTCGGACTGA
- a CDS encoding ABC transporter ATP-binding protein: MLLSIKEASKEYGPSRGLYPTSLDFERGEIVGLLGPNGSGKTTLLRLAAGLLAPTSGEIRIQHEPPRQQQHLFAFLSTQGVFPEWMRADDVARFMSGLFADFSVLRFERLLEQLEVTDRNFKALSRGNQTKLLLAATLARKVSLYLLDEPLSGIDFMSREAIIDAVLSEFRSDATVIMSTHEVKDAEALFDRIVILREGKVLLDERAENLRSAGSSVVETYRSNMR; the protein is encoded by the coding sequence ATGCTTTTGTCAATCAAAGAGGCCTCGAAAGAATACGGACCCTCCCGAGGCCTGTACCCGACAAGCCTCGATTTTGAGCGGGGAGAAATCGTGGGGCTGCTGGGGCCGAACGGCTCGGGCAAGACCACGCTCTTGCGTCTGGCCGCGGGACTCCTCGCCCCCACGAGCGGCGAAATCCGGATCCAACACGAGCCCCCACGCCAACAACAACACCTGTTCGCATTTCTATCGACCCAAGGCGTATTTCCCGAATGGATGCGCGCCGACGATGTCGCGCGATTCATGTCCGGGCTGTTTGCCGACTTTTCGGTCCTGCGCTTCGAACGACTGCTCGAGCAACTAGAGGTGACGGACCGCAACTTCAAGGCGCTCTCCCGGGGCAACCAGACCAAATTACTGCTCGCCGCCACCCTGGCCCGGAAAGTCTCCCTTTATTTGCTCGACGAACCACTGTCGGGGATCGACTTCATGTCACGGGAAGCCATCATCGACGCGGTGCTCTCAGAGTTTCGTTCCGACGCCACCGTGATCATGAGCACCCACGAAGTCAAAGACGCAGAAGCCTTGTTTGACCGCATCGTCATTTTGCGAGAAGGCAAGGTGCTACTCGACGAGCGCGCCGAGAACCTGCGATCGGCGGGCAGCAGCGTGGTCGAAACGTACCGGAGCAACATGCGATGA
- the xseA gene encoding exodeoxyribonuclease VII large subunit — MAEPESRASARKIYSVGALLAGINGLLQDRVGRVWVQGEISNLHRASSGHCYFTLKDDRGQLRAALFRGAAGRLRFELEEGTEVIVSADVGVYEARGDLQLIVKNVEPVGLGALQLAFEQLRRKLESEGLFEADRKLALPEIPRRVGVVTSPTSAAVRDVIDVSGRRFPEATLLISPTRVQGEGAENEIVAALDALVAHGNVDVILVVRGGGSLEDLWAFNSEVVARAVARSTVPIISGVGHETDVTICDLVADLRAPTPSAAAELALPDREALAAGLSGSIRRLVNGMTGLIEAARSRHIKERDALRMLAPTARVAAQRARFVAAARALGRLGRSLHIGGRGLLAAQAARLDSLSPLAVLGRGYALVRRGVDGSIVRRAEDVDAGDSLAIRLAEIELDATVDQVRKLPVR; from the coding sequence ATGGCTGAACCCGAAAGCCGAGCATCTGCCCGCAAGATCTATTCAGTCGGTGCGCTGCTCGCGGGGATCAACGGTCTGCTGCAGGACCGAGTCGGCCGCGTGTGGGTGCAGGGGGAAATCAGCAACCTCCACCGCGCTTCTTCCGGTCACTGCTACTTCACCTTGAAGGACGATCGCGGCCAGCTGCGGGCGGCGTTGTTTCGCGGCGCAGCAGGGCGACTGCGTTTCGAACTCGAAGAAGGCACCGAAGTCATCGTGAGCGCGGATGTCGGGGTTTACGAAGCCCGCGGCGACCTGCAGTTGATCGTCAAGAACGTCGAACCCGTCGGCCTTGGGGCGCTGCAGCTGGCCTTCGAGCAATTGCGACGCAAGCTCGAAAGCGAGGGGCTCTTCGAGGCAGATCGCAAGCTGGCTTTGCCCGAGATCCCGAGGCGCGTGGGTGTCGTGACATCGCCCACGAGTGCAGCGGTGCGTGATGTCATCGATGTCAGCGGCCGCCGCTTTCCGGAAGCCACGCTCTTGATCTCCCCAACCCGGGTGCAAGGAGAGGGCGCGGAAAACGAAATTGTTGCAGCCCTCGACGCGTTGGTCGCCCATGGCAATGTCGACGTCATCCTCGTCGTGCGAGGTGGGGGATCGCTAGAAGATCTTTGGGCGTTCAACAGTGAGGTCGTTGCCCGGGCGGTTGCGCGTTCTACGGTTCCGATCATCAGCGGGGTGGGGCACGAGACGGACGTCACCATCTGTGATCTGGTCGCCGACTTGAGAGCTCCGACGCCTTCGGCCGCCGCAGAACTCGCGTTGCCGGACCGCGAAGCGTTGGCGGCGGGACTGTCGGGCAGCATTCGTCGCCTGGTCAACGGCATGACCGGATTGATTGAAGCGGCCCGCAGTCGGCACATAAAAGAAAGAGACGCCCTGCGCATGCTCGCGCCAACTGCACGGGTGGCTGCCCAACGCGCAAGGTTCGTCGCGGCCGCCCGGGCGCTCGGCCGCTTGGGGCGGAGTCTGCACATTGGGGGTCGCGGGTTGCTGGCTGCCCAGGCGGCACGGCTCGATTCGCTGTCGCCATTGGCTGTTCTCGGCCGGGGCTACGCGCTGGTCCGCCGTGGCGTCGACGGGAGCATTGTGCGTCGCGCCGAGGATGTGGACGCGGGGGATTCACTGGCGATTCGGCTGGCGGAGATCGAGTTGGACGCCACCGTGGATCAGGTGCGAAAGCTCCCGGTACGCTGA